One genomic region from Verrucomicrobiota bacterium encodes:
- the gyrB gene encoding DNA topoisomerase (ATP-hydrolyzing) subunit B yields MPNDADVIEEKRAPSSTAVKSDYGSAQLGKLEGLEAVRKKPGMYIGGTDERALHHCVSEVLDNSVDEHLAGHCDKIEVTIHVDGSISIHDNGRGIPVDIHPQYKIPGVEMVLTTLHSGGKYGQGGYKFSGGTHGVGAKCVNAVSEWFEVEVSRDGQVHHMEFERGKTTKKLEVIGKAKDTGTLITFMPDPEIFRDTVEFKSDIIAQRLRELAFLNSGLEIVFADERKPDAEPERFYYKNGVEEFVKQLNKNKEPLHPKPIAFRKETKEKLDDKDIEVHVEVVMQYNDSYNDQVLCYTNTIHNPDGGAHLSGFRSALTRAINQYAKSNELLKEKDPQITGDDVREGLTAVISVKHSDPKFESQTKVKLLSPEVESIVGSVAYEGLMSYFDANPPIAKRIVDKGLNAARAREAARKAREAVRKSALTGGGLPGKLADCSDRDPENTELYIVEGDSAGGSAKQGRDRKFQAILPIRGKLINVEKARLDKVLQNNEIRTMITAIGTGIGDGEGEGAFNLEKLRYHKIIIMTDADVDGSHIRTLLLTFFYRQMPQLVKQGFVYIAQPPLYSITRKKRTDYIDDDVQLNRILLQNGTEEVKLKNLADGREFTPKQLEEILMLLESLDKHVTYIRRLGGDFADYVEKRAKDGTLPQFMVKVRSGNDETVHYFLSNEEVEEFKLANGDLFGTDTEVERRKDGPTRRAKVSDLHLESKAIADLLGKLAKKGLAVDHYSAQDKPLFELIEGEGERATVTPLFSIPEILNGVKAVGKKGIQMYRFKGLGEMDAKELFETTMNPAKRKLLRIELTDAVEAEEMFVRLMGDEVEPRRQFIEDNALNVRNLDV; encoded by the coding sequence ATGCCGAATGATGCTGATGTAATCGAAGAGAAAAGAGCACCGTCGAGTACGGCGGTGAAGTCGGACTACGGCTCCGCCCAGCTCGGAAAATTGGAGGGACTTGAGGCCGTCCGTAAAAAACCCGGCATGTACATCGGCGGCACGGACGAACGGGCTTTGCATCATTGCGTGAGCGAAGTGCTGGATAATTCCGTGGACGAACATCTCGCCGGGCACTGTGACAAAATCGAGGTGACGATCCATGTGGACGGCTCAATTTCGATCCACGACAACGGGCGCGGCATCCCCGTGGATATTCATCCCCAATACAAGATTCCCGGCGTAGAGATGGTGCTGACAACATTGCACTCCGGTGGCAAATACGGGCAGGGCGGCTACAAGTTTTCCGGTGGCACGCACGGTGTCGGGGCCAAGTGCGTCAACGCAGTGAGTGAATGGTTCGAGGTTGAAGTCTCCCGCGACGGGCAGGTGCATCACATGGAATTCGAGCGCGGCAAAACGACGAAGAAGCTCGAAGTCATCGGCAAAGCCAAGGACACGGGTACGCTCATCACCTTCATGCCGGACCCGGAGATATTCCGCGACACGGTTGAATTCAAATCAGACATCATCGCCCAACGGTTGCGCGAGCTGGCATTCCTTAATTCGGGACTGGAAATTGTTTTTGCCGACGAGCGCAAGCCCGATGCCGAGCCGGAGCGGTTTTATTACAAGAACGGCGTCGAGGAGTTCGTCAAGCAACTCAACAAGAACAAAGAACCTTTGCATCCCAAGCCGATTGCGTTTCGGAAAGAGACGAAAGAGAAATTGGACGACAAGGATATTGAAGTCCACGTCGAAGTCGTGATGCAATACAACGACAGCTACAACGACCAGGTTCTCTGCTACACGAACACGATTCACAATCCCGACGGCGGCGCGCACCTCTCCGGCTTCCGCAGCGCCTTGACGCGGGCGATCAATCAATATGCGAAGTCAAACGAGTTGCTGAAGGAGAAAGATCCGCAGATCACGGGCGACGATGTGCGCGAAGGGTTGACCGCAGTGATTTCGGTCAAGCACAGCGACCCGAAATTTGAATCGCAAACGAAGGTGAAACTGCTTTCACCCGAAGTCGAGAGCATCGTCGGTTCGGTCGCTTATGAAGGGCTGATGAGCTACTTCGACGCGAACCCGCCCATCGCGAAGCGCATCGTGGACAAAGGATTGAACGCCGCGCGCGCGAGAGAAGCCGCTCGCAAAGCCCGCGAGGCCGTGCGGAAGAGCGCTCTGACCGGCGGCGGATTGCCGGGCAAACTCGCTGATTGTTCCGACCGCGATCCGGAGAACACGGAGCTTTACATTGTCGAGGGTGATTCCGCCGGCGGTTCCGCAAAACAGGGGCGCGACCGAAAGTTTCAGGCGATTCTGCCGATTCGCGGCAAGCTCATCAACGTGGAGAAGGCGAGGCTCGACAAGGTGCTTCAGAACAATGAAATCCGCACGATGATCACCGCCATCGGGACAGGAATCGGTGATGGCGAGGGCGAAGGCGCGTTTAATTTGGAAAAACTGCGTTACCATAAGATCATCATCATGACCGACGCCGACGTGGACGGTTCGCACATCCGCACGCTGCTACTCACGTTTTTTTACCGACAGATGCCACAACTCGTGAAACAGGGTTTTGTGTACATCGCCCAGCCGCCGCTTTATTCAATCACGCGCAAGAAGCGCACCGACTACATTGACGACGACGTGCAACTCAACCGCATCCTGCTGCAAAATGGCACCGAGGAAGTGAAGTTGAAGAATCTCGCCGACGGACGCGAGTTCACCCCCAAGCAGCTCGAAGAAATACTCATGCTCCTCGAATCGCTCGACAAACATGTCACTTACATCCGTCGGCTCGGCGGTGACTTTGCAGACTATGTCGAGAAACGCGCGAAAGATGGCACCCTGCCGCAATTTATGGTAAAGGTCCGATCGGGCAACGACGAGACCGTCCATTATTTTCTGAGCAACGAGGAAGTGGAAGAGTTCAAGCTGGCCAACGGAGACCTTTTCGGGACGGATACGGAGGTGGAACGCCGCAAGGACGGCCCGACCCGCCGGGCGAAGGTTTCCGATTTGCATTTGGAGAGTAAAGCCATCGCGGACTTGCTCGGCAAACTCGCGAAGAAAGGCCTGGCCGTTGATCATTATTCAGCACAAGACAAGCCGCTCTTTGAGTTGATCGAAGGCGAAGGCGAGCGGGCGACGGTCACTCCCTTGTTTTCCATTCCCGAAATCCTCAACGGCGTGAAAGCCGTGGGCAAGAAAGGCATTCAGATGTATCGCTTCAAAGGTTTGGGGGAAATGGACGCGAAAGAACTGTTCGAAACCACCATGAACCCGGCCAAGCGCAAGTTGCTTCGCATCGAACTGACCGATGCCGTCGAAGCAGAGGAGATGTTTGTGCGCCTCATGGGCGACGAAGTCGAGCCGCGCCGACAGTTCATTGAGGACAACGCGCTAAACGTGCGGAATCTGGACGTGTGA
- a CDS encoding type II toxin-antitoxin system prevent-host-death family antitoxin encodes MKVKQRITYKPVKSTAPAVLRDAAVADWGRVVTVRDAKAHLSALLEWVASGHELTITSDGQPKAKLISAKASKPRKVFAGMGDYLLKQPVHGGPTADEIIRAERDSRP; translated from the coding sequence ATGAAAGTGAAACAAAGAATCACATACAAGCCGGTCAAGTCAACCGCACCGGCGGTTTTGCGCGACGCAGCGGTGGCGGATTGGGGGCGAGTCGTCACCGTCCGTGATGCGAAGGCGCACTTGTCGGCGCTGCTGGAGTGGGTCGCATCCGGACACGAGTTGACCATCACGAGCGACGGCCAACCCAAGGCCAAACTCATCAGCGCCAAAGCGTCCAAGCCCAGGAAAGTTTTCGCGGGCATGGGAGATTACCTGTTGAAGCAGCCGGTGCATGGCGGACCGACCGCGGATGAAATCATCCGCGCAGAGCGTGACTCACGGCCCTGA
- a CDS encoding type II toxin-antitoxin system VapC family toxin yields MYLDSAIIVKLLVREEDSPWFDRNVRDHELWSSELALAEVHSAILIKERKGLVSVAERKSAFSRFEEMHDTEVLQFHPLSSGVVRHAAGLLTICHPDVALRSLDAIHLATAMMHPRGAMCATDGKLRAAAKRMGVSCFPEEISEIVTD; encoded by the coding sequence ATGTATCTCGACAGCGCCATCATTGTGAAGCTGCTTGTGCGCGAGGAAGACTCCCCGTGGTTCGACCGCAATGTTCGCGACCACGAGTTGTGGTCTTCCGAGTTGGCGCTGGCCGAAGTGCATTCGGCCATTCTGATCAAGGAACGCAAGGGGCTGGTTTCCGTGGCCGAACGGAAATCTGCCTTCTCTCGCTTCGAGGAAATGCACGATACCGAAGTGCTGCAGTTTCATCCCTTGAGTTCGGGTGTGGTCCGACATGCCGCCGGGCTTTTGACCATTTGCCATCCTGACGTGGCGTTGCGTTCGCTGGATGCCATTCATCTCGCGACCGCGATGATGCATCCGCGCGGGGCGATGTGCGCCACGGATGGGAAATTGCGCGCCGCCGCGAAAAGAATGGGTGTGTCCTGTTTCCCGGAAGAAATTTCTGAAATCGTAACCGACTAG